A genome region from Arachis duranensis cultivar V14167 chromosome 8, aradu.V14167.gnm2.J7QH, whole genome shotgun sequence includes the following:
- the LOC107460289 gene encoding uncharacterized protein LOC107460289, with translation MLDNAQAAILPQAAESGTVVKRYAPPNQRNRSANRRKSSDRLDRGNSAGNDSEKNQNALPRNAHVPDQGDIGGYSLVNENHYSRFIALEGCSCSAASQLLNDRWSAAIQSYNNAKDSSEKPEMYSGATSSVWTQFRLPHQIMSPGPSSFGSQLDFLGELRRQMHRANPNPGFSP, from the exons ATGCTGGACAACGCTCAGGCAGCGATATTACCCCAAGCAGCGGAATCGGGCACTGTGGTCAAGCGCTACGCTCCTCCTAATCAAAG GAACCGTTCTGCCAACAGGCGCAAGTCTTCTG ATCGGCTTGATCGAGGAAACAGTGCAGGAAATGATTCAGAAAAGAATCAAAATGCTTTGCCAAGAAATGCTCATGTTCCAGATCAGGGAGATATTGGTGGCTACAGTCTTGTTAATGAGAATCATTATTCAAGATTCATAGCTCTAGAAGGGTGTAGCTGCAGTGCTGCTTCCCAGCTTCTTAACGATC GTTGGTCAGCTGCAATACAGTCATACAATAATGCCAAAGATTCATCTG AAAAGCCAGAAATGTATTCGGGTGCTACATCGTCAGTGTGGACTCAGTTCAGACTCCCTCATCAG ATTATGTCCCCAGGTCCTTCATCTTTTGGTTCACAGCTGGACTTCCTGGGAGAACTTCGCCGCCAAATGCATCGTGCAAATCCTAATCCTGGTTTCAGCCCGTGA
- the LOC107460292 gene encoding histone chaperone ASF1B has translation MSAVNITNVTVLDNPASFLTPFQFEISYECLTPLKDDLEWKLIYVGSAEDETYDQLLESVLVGPVNIGNYRFVLQADPPDPSKIREEDIIGVTVLLLTCSYLGQEFIRVGYYVNNDYDDEQLREEPPPNVLVDRVQRNILSDKPRVTKFPINFHPENNENEEQPGPAENPSETREDPLAAGDCDPSDEKDS, from the exons ATGAGTGCCGTGAACATCACCAACGTGACGGTGCTAGATAACCCTGCTTCCTTTCTCACCCCGTTTCAGTTCGAGATCTCCTACGAGTGTTTGACTCCTCTCAAAGATG ATTTGGAATGGAAGCTCATCTATGTTGGATCCGCTGAGGATGAGACCTATGACCAATTATTAGAGAGTGTCCTTGTTGGTCCGGTCAATATTGGAAACTATCGCTTTGTTTTACAG GCAGATCCACCAGACCCATCAAAGATTCGCGAAGAAGATATAATTGGTGTCACTGTGCTGCTTTTGACATGCTCTTATCTGGGTCAAGAATTCATTCGTGTTGGCTATTATGTGAACAATGATTATGATGATGAGCAGCTGAGGGAGGAACCTCCACCAAATGTCTTAGTTGACAGGGTTCAGAGGAACATTTTATCTGACAAACCAAGGGTCACAAAGTTCCCTATCAATTTCCACCCTGAGAACAATGAAAACGAAGAGCAACCCGGTCCAGCTGAGAACCCTTCTGAAACTAGAGAAGATCCACTTGCTGCCGGTGATTGTGATCCCTCAGATGAGAAGGATTCTTAA